One genomic region from Gossypium hirsutum isolate 1008001.06 chromosome D13, Gossypium_hirsutum_v2.1, whole genome shotgun sequence encodes:
- the LOC107918364 gene encoding expansin-A8, translating to MAANRTWGFFFMVKFLSLCLIFRLTGSQSPPAYWNAAHATFYGDMNGTETMMGACGYGDLIKQGYGLETTALSTALFNNGLTCGACFEIRCYDSVQWCLNDTIIVTATNFCPPNYSKPEGNWCNPPLQHFDLSQPMFRKIAVYRAGIVPVLYRRVPCVKSGGVKFKINGNQYWILILVYNVAGAGDVVDVKIKGSSTSWIQMSRNWGQNWQTSANLIGQSLSFQVTTSDGKMVQSDDVAPADWKFGGVYEGKQF from the exons ATGGCTGCAAATAGGACTTGGGGGTTCTTTTTTATGGTTAAGTTCTTGAGTTTATGTTTGATCTTTAGGCTCACAGGTTCCCAATCACCACCTGCATATTGGAATGCAGCCCATGCAACTTTTTATGGTGACATGAATGGGACTGAAACAATGA TGGGAGCTTGCGGTTATGGTGATCTTATAAAACAAGGTTATGGCCTTGAAACAACTGCCTTAAGTACAGCTCTCTTCAATAACGGTCTGACCTGCGGAGCCTGTTTTGAAATCCGGTGCTATGACTCGGTACAATGGTGTCTAAACGACACCATCATTGTAACTGCTACGAACTTTTGCCCTCCGAACTACAGCAAACCTGAAGGAAACTGGTGCAATCCACCATTGCAACACTTTGATCTATCCCAACCGATGTTTCGCAAGATTGCTGTTTATAGAGCTGGCATTGTTCCTGTCCTGTATAGACGTGTTCCTTGTGTAAAATCAGGTGGTGTTAAGTTCAAAATCAACGGAAACCAGTACTGGATACTGATATTAGTGTACAATGTGGCAGGCGCTGGTGACGTTGTAGACGTTAAGATCAAGGGTTCAAGTACGAGTTGGATTCAAATGTCGCGGAATTGGGGCCAGAATTGGCAAACTTCGGCTAATCTTATCGGCCAAAGCTTGTCTTTTCAAGTAACTACGAGTGACGGTAAGATGGTGCAGTCTGATGATGTTGCGCCGGCTGATTGGAAATTCGGTGGTGTTTATGAAGGCAAACAGTTTTAA
- the LOC107918363 gene encoding beta-glucosidase 40: MVLKGIALPIITLLLALGIQAGFSQNISKASFPKGFIFGTASSAFQYEGAVKEDGRGPTIWDTFSHTFGKILDGSNADVAVDQYHRYPEDIQLMKDMGMDAYRFSIAWSRIFPNGTGEINQAGVDHYNNFINALLAAGIQPYVTLYHWDLPQALEDKYNGWLDPQIIKDFAMYAETCFKLFGDRVKYWMTFNEPDTFTVQGYDVGLQAPGRCSIVLHLFCKAGNSGTEPYIVAHNVLLSHATAVDIYRKKYKAKQHGSVGVSFNVIWFEPETNSTEDIEAAQKAQDFQLGWFLDPLMFGDYPSSMLTQVGSWLPRFTKAESALLKGSLDFVGVNHYTTFYARENKTNLIGSILNDTVSDSGAFTLPFKHGKPIGDKANSIWLYIVPRGMRSLMNYVKEKYGNPPVIVTENGMDDPNSQFISIKNALKDEKRIKYLNDYLTNLLAAIKEDGCNVKGYFVWSLLDNWEWGAGYSSRFGLYFIDYKDNLKRYPKDSVKWFKNFLGSA; the protein is encoded by the exons ATGGTGCTAAAGGGCATTGCTTTACCCATTATTACCTTGTTACTAGCTTTGGGAATCCAGGCTGGGTTTTCTCAGAATATTAGCAAAGCCAGCTTTCCAAAGGGCTTCATTTTTGGGACTGCCTCTTCTGCTTTCcag TATGAAGGAGCAGTGAAGGAGGATGGAAGGGGACCAACTATTTGGGACACATTCTCGCATACTTTTG GGAAGATACTTGATGGTAGCAATGCGGATGTTGCTGTGGATCAGTACCACCGTTATCCT GAAGATATACAACTGATGAAAGACATGGGGATGGATGCTTACAGGTTTTCAATAGCCTGGTCTCGGATATTCCCTA ATGGTACGGGCGAAATAAACCAGGCCGGTGTTGATCATTACAACAATTTCATTAATGCTTTGCTCGCGGCAG GAATCCAACCATATGTGACCCTTTACCACTGGGATCTTCCTCAAGCATTGGAGGACAAATACAATGGATGGCTCGATcctcaaattat AAAGGACTTTGCGATGTATGCTGAGACATGCTTCAAGTTATTTGGTGACAGGGTGAAATACTGGATGACTTTTAATGAACCTGATACATTTACGGTACAGGGTTATGATGTAGGTCTTCAAGCTCCGGGACGCTGCTCCATAGTTCTTCATCTGTTCTGCAAGGCCGGAAACTCTGGAACCGAGCCTTACATAGTTGCCCATAATGTTCTCCTTTCTCATGCAACTGCTGTGGATATTTACAGGAAAAAGTACAAG GCAAAGCAACATGGATCTGTTGGGGTATCGTTTAATGTTATTTGGTTTGAACCAGAGACTAATTCAACTGAAGACATTGAAGCAGCTCAAAAAGCCCAAGATTTTCAGCTTGGCTG GTTTTTGGACCCATTGATGTTCGGAGATTATCCAAGTTCGATGCTAACCCAAGTAGGAAGCTGGTTGCCGAGGTTTACTAAAGCTGAGTCTGCTCTTCTTAAGGGATCTTTGGATTTTGTTGGCGTTAATCACTACACTACCTTTTATGCAAGAGAAAACAAAACTAATCTGATTGGTAGTATACTAAATGACACTGTTTCGGACTCCGGTGCCTTTACATTAC CTTTCAAGCATGGGAAACCCATAGGAGACAAG GCAAATTCTATATGGTTATACATAGTACCCCGTGGTATGAGAAGCCTAATGAATTACGTCAAGGAAAAATACGGAAACCCTCCGGTCATTGTTACAGAAAATG GTATGGATGACCCGAATAGCCAATTCATATCCATTAAAAATGCTCTCAAGGATGAGAAAAGAATCAAATACCTCAATGACTACTTAACTAACCTGCTCGCTGCTATCAA GGAAGATGGTTGCAATGTTAAAGGGTACTTTGTGTGGTCGCTACTCGACAACTGGGAGTGGGGAGCCGGGTACTCCTCGAGATTCGGTCTATATTTCATCGACTATAAAGACAATCTCAAGAGATACCCCAAGGACTCTGTCAAATGGTTCAAGAACTTCCTAGGGTCTGCTTAA